The Raphanus sativus cultivar WK10039 chromosome 2, ASM80110v3, whole genome shotgun sequence genome includes a region encoding these proteins:
- the LOC108839588 gene encoding LOW QUALITY PROTEIN: glycine-rich protein 23 (The sequence of the model RefSeq protein was modified relative to this genomic sequence to represent the inferred CDS: deleted 2 bases in 1 codon), translating into MEIIREGSSSNQLVCLLFGIASVVLVLSSNYVDGLRDLKERDGIESRSVSGTTSSRVLDSKNFYTNVSTVGFENALVGENSNANKSSKCEPKNSGGGGGGGGRGSGNGSDWLGGGGGGGGGGGGGGGGGGGGGGGGGGGGGGGGGGGGGGGGGGGGSSGGGGRGGSGGGGGWVGVGGSDGKGGGWGFGWGWGGDGHGGNGGRCWYPGCAKKTKGSHS; encoded by the exons ATGGAGATTATAAGAGAGGGATCATCATCAAACCAGCTGGTGTGTTTATTGTTTGGTATTGCTTCTGTTGTGTTGGTGCTGAGCTCAAACTATGTTGATGGGTTACGAGACTTAAAGGAGAGAGATGGAATTGAGAGTAGGTCTGTGAGTGGTACTACGTCTTCAAGGGTTTTGGACTCCAAGAACTTTTACACGAATGTTTCGACCGTTGGGTTTGAAAATGCCTTAGTTGGTGAAAATAGCAATGCAAACAAGAGTAGCAAATGTGAGCCCAA aaacagtggtggtggtggtggaggcggAGGCAGAGGTAGCGGAAATGGCTCAGAC TGGCtgggtggtggaggaggtggcggtggtggcggtggtggtggtggtggtggcggtggtggtggtggtggtggtggcggtggaggaggaggcggtggtggtggcggcggtggaggaggaggcggCGGCGGTGGTGGTAGTAGTGGTGGTGGAGGTCGTGGCGGCAGTGGGGGAGGAGGAGGTTGGGTAGGAGTAGGCGGAAGTGATGGGAAGGGCGGAGGATGGGGCTTTGGATGGGGATGGGGAGGTGATGGACACGGCGGAAACGGTGGTCGTTGTTGGTATCCCGGCTGTGCTAAAAAAACAAAGGGAAGTCATAGTTAA
- the LOC130508411 gene encoding GATA transcription factor 7-like gives MEYVEAFLSDFSVDDLLDFSNTDAFVREKSSPREEEREKANSSPDQITLLSPLEDILSLPGSDSKLDVPVGDLEDLEWLSNFVDDSFSETYFSGDFPVNPVASVEVQKQCIPVKPRSKRRRTNGHLWSLGSQYSSLYTGKKKRGRPKAETSSGDGVQQQQRRCCSHCGVQKTPQWRMGPLGAKTLCNACGVRFKSGRLLPEYRPACSPTFSTEMHSNSHRKVLELRLMKAADQGQC, from the exons ATGGAGTATGTAGAAGCCTTCCTAAGCGATTTCTCCGTCGATGACCTTCTTGACTTCTCTAACACGGACGCTTTCGTACGAGAGAAGTCTTCaccaagagaagaagaacgTGAGAAAGCTAACAGCTCTCCCGACCAAATTACACTTCTTTCACCTCTCGAAGATATCTTATCTCTTCCCGGCTCTGACTCTAAGCTCGACGTTCCA gttgGTGATTTGGAAGACCTAGAGTGGCTATCCAATTTCGTGGATGATTCTTTCTCGGAGACTTATTTTTCCGGTGACTTTCCGGTGAACCCAGTTGCGTCGGTGGAGGTTCAGAAGCAGTGCATTCCTGTTAAACCCCGAAGCAAACGACGTCGTACTAACGGTCATCTATGGTCTCTTGGGTCGCAGTATTCCTCATTGTACAcgggaaagaagaagagaggtaGACCCAAGGCAGAGACGTCGTCCGGGGACGGTGTCCAGCAGCAGCAGAGGCGGTGCTGCAGCCACTGTGGGGTCCAGAAAACGCCTCAATGGAGGATGGGTCCGTTAGGTGCGAAGACGCTGTGTAATGCTTGTGGGGTCAGGTTTAAGTCGGGTCGGCTTTTACCGGAATACAGACCCGCTTGTAGCCCGACATTCTCGACCGAGATGCACTCTAACTCACACAGGAAAGTGTTGGAGCTGCGACTGATGAAAGCGGCGGATCAGGGTCAGTGTTGA
- the LOC130508412 gene encoding aldehyde dehydrogenase family 3 member F1-like, whose translation MDETVDQSLREMRETFASGRTRSVKWRKTQLEAIIEMVKDNEDKMCDVLFQDLGKHSTEAFRDELGFVMRSATTALNCLDKWVVPKKSNLPLLFYPSTGKVISEPYGAVLVLSSWNFPISLSLDPMIGAISAGNTVLLKASELSPNASAFLAKTIPSYLDSKAIKVIEGGPDVATILLKHQWDKIFFTGSPKIGKIIMAAAAEYLTPVTLELGGKCPTIVDHHSVSKDMKSVVKRISGGKWGSCSGQACISVDYVLVEQSFASSLIEMLKPMIRSFFGENPKESGCLSRIVTKKHFQRLARLLNDPGVQASIVYGGSMDEEKLYIEPTILLNPPLDSEIMNEEIFGPILPIITLRDIQESIGFIKSKPKPLAIYAFTKDENLKTRILSETSSGSVTFNDVMIQYMCDALPFGGVGESGIGRYHGKYSFECFSHEKAIMEGSLAADLEARYPPWNSFKLTFLRLAFREAYFKLVLFILGLTK comes from the exons ATGGATGAGACTGTGGATCAGAGCTTGAGAGAGATGCGAGAGACGTTTGCGAGCGGGAGGACGAGGAGTGTAAAGTGGAGGAAGACACAACTCGAAGCTATAATCGAGATGGTTAAAGACAATGAAGACAAGATGTGTGATGTTCTGTTTCAAGATTTGGGTAAACATAGTACTGAAGCATTCAGAGATGAGCTTGGCTTTGTCATGAGATCTGCTACCACTGCTCTAAACTGTCTTGATAAATGGGTCGTTCCCAAAAAG AGCAACCTTCCTCTGTTGTTCTATCCATCAACTGGGAAAGTGATCTCAGAACCGTATGGGGCGGTTCTTGTTCTGTCTAGCTGGAACTTTCCTATAT CTTTGTCTTTGGACCCAATGATTGGGGCAATATCAGCAGGAAATACCGTGTTGCTCAAGGCTTCTGAATTAAGCCCTAATGCATCTGCATTCTTAGCCAAGACAATCCCGTCTTATCTCGACAGTAAAGCGATTAAGGTTATCGAAGGAGGTCCTGATGTCGCCACTATCCTCTTGAAGCATCAATGGGACAAGATCTTCTTCACTG GGAGTCCAAAAATTGGAAAAATCATAATGGCGGCGGCTGCAGAGTATTTGACTCCAGTGACATTAGAGCTTGGTGGAAAATGTCCCACCATTGTTGATCACCACTCTGTTTCAAAGGACATGAAG TCTGTTGTGAAGAGAATCTCGGGAGGGAAGTGGGGTTCTTGCAGTGGACAAGCTTGTATCTCCGTAGATTACGTTCTTGTAGAACAGAGCTTCGCGTCTTCTCTG ATTGAAATGTTGAAGCCGATGATAAGGTCTTTCTTTGGGGAAAACCCTAAAGAATCTGGATGTCTCTCTAGGATCGTCACCAAGAAACACTTTCAGAGATTGGCTCGTCTTCTTAATGATCCTGGTGTTCAAGCTTCAATCGTTTATGGCGGCTCCATGGATGAAGAGAAGCT GTATATTGAGCCAACGATCTTGTTGAATCCTCCTCTTGATTCTGAGATAATGAATGAAGAAATATTTGGCCCAATTCTCCCTATTATCACA TTACGTGACATCCAAGAAAGCATAGGGTTCATCAAGTCAAAACCAAAACCACTTGCCATCTATGCATTCACCAAAGACGAAAACCTTAAAACTAGAATCTTGTCAGAAACATCTTCCGGAAGTGTTACTTTCAACGATGTCATGATCCAG TATATGTGTGATGCATTGCCCTTTGGAGGAGTGGGAGAGAGTGGAATAGGAAGGTATCACGGGAAATACTCATTCGAATGTTTTAGTCACGAGAAGGCAATAATGGAAGGAAGCTTAGCAGCGGATCTTGAAGCTCGATACCCTCCATGGAACAGCTTCAAGCTCACCTTTCTTAGACTCGCCTTTCGTGAAGCTTACTTCAAGCTTGTTCTCTTTATCCTTGGTCTTACAAAATAA
- the LOC130508413 gene encoding protein SHI RELATED SEQUENCE 2-like: protein MAGMFSLGGNNNNGEEENQQQEEKTNWVWYRSNTNTNNINPSSSVWQIPPEQQLLMHHHQPQTQQQSLDLYPGHQIDVSDLATSSRSITISCRDCGNQAKKDCTHMRCRTCCKSRGFDCSTHVRSTWIPVARRRERQQQLHMSTSGGSGGSGSGGGGSSIPKRHRDTTLPGTLSTDLPSDSAGLEIEEASFPPEVSSDALFRCVKMSGVDDGGEDGQYAYQTTVNIGGHLFKGILYDQGPESSYVSGGSGGSDHQSSSAGGGNPFNTPAVADGGGGSSTMFVDPNSSGYYSSNMATMFAPPGTQFYQNPPRS from the exons ATGGCTGGGATGTTTTCGTTAggaggaaacaacaacaacggagaagaagaaaatcaacaacaagaagaaaagaCAAATTGGGTTTGGTATAGATCAAACACAAACACCAATAATATTAACCCAAGCTCGAGCGTATGGCAGATTCCACCAGAGCAGCAGCTTCTCATGCatcatcatcaaccacaaaCACAACAACAAAGCCTGGATCTTTATCCAGGTCATCAGATCGACGTCTCTGATTTAGCCACATCATCAAGATCCATCACCATAAGCTGTCGGGACTGTGGGAACCAAGCCAAGAAAGACTGCACTCACATGCGTTGCAGGACTTGCTGTAAGAGCCGTGGCTTTGATTGTTCCACTCATGTAAGGAGCACGTGGATCCCCGTTGCCAGACGCCGTGAGAGACAACAGCAGCTTCATATGTCCACATCTGGAGGCAGCGGCGGAAGCGGCAGTGGAGGCGGCGGTTCGAGTATCCCTAAACGTCATAGGGATACTACTCTTCCGGGAACATTATCTACTGACCTGCCATCCGACTCAGCAG GGTTAGAAATAGAGGAGGCAAGTTTTCCGCCGGAAGTGAGCTCTGATGCGCTTTTCCGGTGCGTAAAAATGAGCGGCGTAGACGACGGAGGAGAAGATGGTCAATACGCTTATCAAACGACAGTGAACATCGGAGGTCATCTCTTCAAAGGAATTCTATATGACCAAGGCCCTGAAAGCAGCTACGTGAGTGGTGGCAGTGGTGGAAGCGATCATCAAAGCTCATCTGCAGGTGGTGGAAATCCATTTAATACTCCGGCAGTGGCTGACGGTGGAGGAGGATCGTCGACGATGTTTGTAGATCCTAATTCAAGTGGTTACTATTCAAGTAATATGGCGACTATGTTCGCGCCACCAGGTACGCAATTTTATCAAAACCCACCAAGATCTTGA